The sequence CGCACGGTCAGTTCGAGCACGATCTCGTCTACACCGGCAACTCCGGGCTGATGACGTTCGCCAACTCCGGTGCCGCGTGGGGCGGCAGGGCCAAGCGGATCACGGTCCGCAGGCACTCCTGTTCCTGGTTCGTGGCCCGGGTCAAGATCACCGATCTGACCCTGGAGGACGTGCACGTCGTCGGCAAGAAGTCGCTCGCGGGCTCCGGAATGCTCTGGGTCAACGCGGACGGTGTACAGCTGCGCGGCTGCACCGCCAGTGGACCGCTGATCGTCTCCCGCGCCTCGGACCTCTCCACCCGCCCCAATGTGATCGCCGACTCCTCGTTCGCGTTCGCCGCGGGTGCCGAGATCACCCAGGCCAGTGTCTCCGCCCCGGTCACGATCGCGCGGACGGTGCTCAAGGGCGTCGACGGCGCGGTGTTCAACGGCACCGGGCCCCTCGTGCTCGACCAGTGCACGCTGTCCGGCTCGAAGGACACCGCTCCCGTCTCCCTCGCGCACACGGACATCACGGTGCTCGGCGGCGAACTCCGCGACACGGGACTGAAGCTGACCTCGGCGAAGGACCAGCGGCTGCGGGTCGACGGCACCCGGATCAACGGCACCAACAAGGACGGCGCGCTCCTCTCCCGTACCGGAGCCGGCCGCGCCGTCGACTGGCAGCTGACCGGGCTCGACTCCACCGCCCCCGGCGGCACCGCCCATCTGCGCCTCGCCGAGGGCCCCAACCGCTACCGGGCCACCGGGTGCACCTTCACCGGTGGCGGGCTCGACCTGCGGCCCGCGGCCTTCGCCGGTTCCGACAGCCATCTGCTGCACACCGGCTGCGTCGAGAACGGCACCGAGCGCACCGCGCTGCCCGACGAGGGCGACCGCGTCGCCCACACCGCGGCCAATCTGCGCTTCTGAGCGCCCCGACCACTGAGTCCGAGGAGGCAATCCCCGTGTCCACGCATACCCCGATCACCGGCCGGCCCGTACGGGTCGCCCTCGTCGGCGCCGGTAACCGCGGTCTGACGTACGCCGAGTGGATCAAGGCCCACCCGGAGCGCGCCGAACTCGTCGCCGTCGCCGACCCGCGTCCGGCCGCGCGGGCCGCCGCGGGCGCCCCCGTCGAATTCGACGACTGGCGGCCGCTCGTCGAGAACCGCATCGCCGACGCCGTCATCGTCGCCACCCAGGACCGCTTCCATGTCGAGCCCGTACTGGCCCTGGCCGAGGCCGGGTACGCGATCCTCGCCGAGAAGCCGCTCGCCCCGACCGAGGACGAGACCCGGCGGATCGTCGAGGGCGTGGAGCGGGCCGGAGTCCTCTTCGCCGTCTGCCACGTCATGCGGTACACGCCCTACACCGACCTGGTGAAGGGCGTGGTGGACTCCGGCGTCCTCGGCCAGCTGGTCTCCCTCGACCACCTGGAGCCGGTCGGCTGGTGGCACTACGCGCACAGCTATGTGCGTGGCCCGTGGCGCAGCGAGAAGGACTCGTCCCCGATGCTGCTCGCCAAGTCCTGCCACGACCTGGACTGGATCACCTATGTCATGGGCGGCCGGATCGAGCAGGTCACCGGGTTCGGCGGACTGAAGCACTTCCGGCCGGAGAACGCCCCGGCCGGGTCCGCCGACCGCTGTCTGGACTGCGCGGTGGAGTCCGACTGCCCGTACAGCGCGCTGAAGCTGTACATGCCCACGCTGCGCGAGAAGGGCGCGGTCTGGCCGGTCACCCATGTCACCGAGGCGACGGACGAGGCCGGGCTGGTGCAGGCGTTGCGGGAGGGCCCGTACGGCGTCTGCGCCTACCGCAGCGACAACGACGTGGTGGACCACCAGGTCATCGCCATGCAGCTGACGGACGGGGTGACCGCGACCTTCCAGATGGTGGCGTTCACCGAGCAGACCCACCGGCAGACCCGGATCTTCGGCTCGCACGGCTGGCTGCGCGGTGACGGTGAACGGGTCACCGTGCAGGACTTCCGCACGGGCGCCACGACCGTCCATGAACTGGGCGAGTCCGGTTCGAACGCGGCCGACGGGCACGGCGGCGGGGACGCCGCGCTGGTCGAGGCGTTCGTCACCGCTGTCGCCACCGGGGACGCCGGGGCCGTCCGCTCCGGCCCCGCCACTTCGCTCGGCAGCCATCTGGCGGCCTTCGCCGCCGAACGCGCCCGCCACACCGGCACCGTCCAGCAGGTGCCCCTCGCATGACACCCCTTTGTCCCGGCACCACCCTCACGTCCTCGGAGGACTCCCTCATGTCCCGTGTACTGAAGCGCCGTTCCAGAGTCCGTGCCCTCGCCGCCCCGGTCCTCGCCACCGCGCTGGCCACCGGTGTGCTGGCCGGCTGCTCCAGCGACAGCGACGGCAACACCGTCACCATGTGGACCTACCCCGTCATCTTCGACGAGGCCAAGAACAAGGCCTACTGGGACGGTCTCGTCAAGGCGTTCGAGAAGGAGCACTCCGGCGTCACCGTGAAGGTGGAGACCTTCCCCTGGGCCAACCGCGACACCGCGCTGGCCACCGCGATCGCCTCCGGCAAGGGCCCGGACGCCGTCTACCTCATCCCGGACCAGCTGCCCAAGTACGCCAAGAACATCGTCCCGGCCGACGACTACATGCCGGCCGACGCCGAGGCGGACTACACCGACTTCGCGCTGAAGTCCGTGGAGTACGACGGCAAGAAGCTCGGCACCCCGGTCCTGACCAGCGCCAACCCGCTGATCTGCGACAAGCGGGTGTTCTCCGCGATCGGTGAGACCTCCTACCCCACGAGCTGGGCGGAGCTGGAGGCACTGGCCCCGAAGCTGAAGGACAAGGGCTTCTACGCCACCAGCTACAGCGGTGACACCCAGCAGACGCTGAACATGACCTTCTACCCGCTGCTCTGGCAGGCGGGCGGCGACGTCTTCTCCGAGGACGGCAAGAAGGTCACGTTCAACGACGCCGCCGGGGTCAAGGCGCTGACGTACCTGAAGAAGCTGGTCGAGGGCGGCTACACCGACAAGGACCTGGTCACCACGACGCCGAAGCTGGAGCAGACCCCGGTCGCCAAGGGCAAGGTCGCCTGCACCTGGCAGAACACCCCGGCCGACGTCGAGCCCTTCTGGGGCAAGGAGAACATCGTCGTCCAGCCGCCGCTGAAGGAGACCGAGTCCATCGGCTACGGCACCGTGGGCGCCCTGTCGATGCTGAAGGGCGCCGACAAGAAGAACACCGGCGACTGGCTGAACTTCGTCGCCGAGTCGAAGAACGCGGCCGGCCTCCAGACGGGCGCGGGCTACTTCCCCGCCCGTAGGTCCGGCGGCGACCTCTACCCCGGCGATGCCCTTCAGAAGGCCGTCGGCGCCACGCTGCCGAGCATGACCGTGGGCCCGCTGGAGGACAAGTCCCGCGAGGTCATGGGGGTGCTGGCGCCGGAGATCCAGGCGGCGCTGCTGGGCAAGAAGAGCCCGCAGCAGGCTCTCGACGACTCGGCGAAGGCCGCCCAGGCGATGCTCGGCCGCTAGCCCGTTCCCACGGGGTCCGGGCCGCACCCGGACCCCGCCCCTCCCGGCATCGCGCCGGGACCGTACACCCCCGCAATTTCCCCGTACCGCAAGGAGATCCCCGTGGCAGTCGTCGCGGAACCCACCCGCCGGGGCCGTCGCAGCGGGCCGCAGGCGCGCCGCGAGGCCCGGATCGGCCTGCTCTTCGTCCTTCCGTGTTTCCTGCTCTTCCTC is a genomic window of Streptomyces sp. NBC_01237 containing:
- a CDS encoding ABC transporter substrate-binding protein; the protein is MSRVLKRRSRVRALAAPVLATALATGVLAGCSSDSDGNTVTMWTYPVIFDEAKNKAYWDGLVKAFEKEHSGVTVKVETFPWANRDTALATAIASGKGPDAVYLIPDQLPKYAKNIVPADDYMPADAEADYTDFALKSVEYDGKKLGTPVLTSANPLICDKRVFSAIGETSYPTSWAELEALAPKLKDKGFYATSYSGDTQQTLNMTFYPLLWQAGGDVFSEDGKKVTFNDAAGVKALTYLKKLVEGGYTDKDLVTTTPKLEQTPVAKGKVACTWQNTPADVEPFWGKENIVVQPPLKETESIGYGTVGALSMLKGADKKNTGDWLNFVAESKNAAGLQTGAGYFPARRSGGDLYPGDALQKAVGATLPSMTVGPLEDKSREVMGVLAPEIQAALLGKKSPQQALDDSAKAAQAMLGR
- a CDS encoding Gfo/Idh/MocA family protein, which translates into the protein MSTHTPITGRPVRVALVGAGNRGLTYAEWIKAHPERAELVAVADPRPAARAAAGAPVEFDDWRPLVENRIADAVIVATQDRFHVEPVLALAEAGYAILAEKPLAPTEDETRRIVEGVERAGVLFAVCHVMRYTPYTDLVKGVVDSGVLGQLVSLDHLEPVGWWHYAHSYVRGPWRSEKDSSPMLLAKSCHDLDWITYVMGGRIEQVTGFGGLKHFRPENAPAGSADRCLDCAVESDCPYSALKLYMPTLREKGAVWPVTHVTEATDEAGLVQALREGPYGVCAYRSDNDVVDHQVIAMQLTDGVTATFQMVAFTEQTHRQTRIFGSHGWLRGDGERVTVQDFRTGATTVHELGESGSNAADGHGGGDAALVEAFVTAVATGDAGAVRSGPATSLGSHLAAFAAERARHTGTVQQVPLA